One Fundidesulfovibrio terrae genomic window carries:
- a CDS encoding hydrogenase maturation nickel metallochaperone HypA gives MHEMSIAQSILDIIQQEMEKNGLTRLIRVKIKFGRLTNTVPEALETGFMALTIKTPLESAVFELEEIPARYRCFKCGKEFSPEHTNRLLVPCPHCGEELGHSVLAGKELFIDYIEAE, from the coding sequence ATGCACGAAATGTCCATCGCCCAGTCCATCCTGGACATCATCCAGCAGGAAATGGAGAAGAACGGCCTCACCCGGCTGATCCGGGTGAAGATCAAGTTCGGCAGGCTCACCAACACCGTGCCCGAGGCGCTCGAAACGGGCTTCATGGCGCTGACCATCAAGACTCCCCTGGAGTCCGCCGTGTTCGAGCTGGAGGAAATTCCGGCCCGCTACCGGTGCTTCAAATGCGGCAAGGAATTCTCGCCCGAGCACACCAACCGGCTGCTCGTGCCCTGCCCCCACTGCGGCGAGGAGCTGGGACATTCCGTCCTGGCCGGCAAGGAACTGTTCATCGACTACATCGAAGCGGAGTAA
- the mutL gene encoding DNA mismatch repair endonuclease MutL — MNSYRTIRVLPPNLQNQIAAGEVVERPSSVVKELVENSLDAGADRVQVTLDGGGLGLILIQDNGRGMDPGEIKLALTRHATSKLTAVEDLEAIATFGFRGEALPSIASVSRMRLASKSQDSPDAHSLDVHFGDFREEGPTAMPQGTRIEVRDLFANVPARLKFMKTQATEVRRCQEVLERMALARLDVAFKLSIGERTVLRFVAGQDLLARLAAVWPPAVTQALTPVEAEMHGCRVTGYAGLPHAGQARPDRMLFYVNGRPVQDRVLLRAVREAYKGRMLSREYPVAALFITTGPGEVDVNVHPAKTEVRFRDEGLMFSLVRTAVARALDLGAPSARMQSVMDHNGPSIAKDAQDGPKYATYQEYLVEVARENAGERDAPRTPGGHGRDAAGRALGEPAAWEDFASGRLEQPGEDDARSGFLPSFRSRGAAQERAGSASGFEPGDVGEDVPAYLRRGESGPRPGGLYEGTGEHGMADGPAARHMERFRQPAALHEAQPGYGVEREARPTPAPQRKGRGTRGVEYLGQVSGTYLVLRLAGEGLALLDQHAAHERVLYDKMRSAHSKGQSQALAIPFELVLHASEQKKLAGLWRDLTALGFQMSEPRPGVVAVKGVPPLLTTGQAKEFLREALTGQAKKMEDLWAVMSCKAAIKAGDRLADDEALALVDAWSGAKDRDYCPHGRPVVVTWDTKALEKLFKRRK, encoded by the coding sequence ATGAATTCCTACCGCACAATTCGGGTACTGCCGCCCAACCTCCAGAACCAGATCGCCGCAGGCGAGGTGGTAGAGCGGCCGTCGAGCGTCGTCAAGGAACTCGTGGAAAACAGCCTGGATGCGGGCGCCGACCGGGTCCAGGTGACCCTGGACGGCGGAGGCCTCGGGCTCATCCTCATCCAGGACAACGGCCGGGGCATGGATCCGGGCGAGATCAAGCTCGCGCTCACCCGCCATGCCACCAGCAAGCTCACGGCCGTGGAGGATTTGGAAGCCATCGCCACCTTCGGCTTCCGCGGCGAGGCCCTGCCCTCCATCGCTTCGGTGTCGCGCATGCGCCTGGCTTCAAAGAGCCAGGACAGTCCTGACGCCCACTCGCTCGATGTGCATTTCGGGGATTTCCGCGAAGAAGGCCCCACGGCCATGCCCCAGGGCACGCGCATCGAGGTTCGCGACCTGTTCGCCAACGTGCCCGCCCGGCTCAAGTTCATGAAGACCCAGGCCACCGAGGTGCGCCGCTGCCAGGAGGTGCTGGAGCGCATGGCCTTGGCCCGGCTCGATGTGGCCTTCAAGCTTTCCATCGGGGAGCGGACGGTGCTGCGCTTCGTGGCCGGACAGGATCTGCTGGCCCGCCTCGCCGCCGTCTGGCCCCCGGCCGTGACCCAGGCCCTCACCCCCGTAGAGGCCGAAATGCACGGTTGCCGCGTCACCGGCTACGCGGGCCTGCCCCACGCGGGCCAGGCCCGGCCCGATCGCATGCTCTTCTACGTCAACGGCCGCCCTGTGCAGGACCGGGTGCTCCTGCGGGCGGTGCGCGAGGCCTACAAGGGCCGCATGCTCTCGCGGGAATACCCCGTGGCCGCCCTCTTCATCACCACCGGGCCGGGCGAGGTGGACGTCAACGTCCACCCGGCCAAGACCGAGGTGCGCTTCCGCGACGAGGGGCTCATGTTTTCGCTGGTGCGCACCGCCGTGGCCCGGGCGCTGGACCTGGGCGCTCCGTCGGCCAGGATGCAGAGCGTCATGGACCACAACGGTCCGTCCATCGCCAAAGACGCCCAGGACGGCCCCAAATATGCCACCTACCAGGAGTATCTGGTGGAGGTGGCCCGGGAGAACGCAGGGGAGCGGGATGCTCCGCGCACGCCTGGGGGACATGGACGGGACGCGGCCGGACGCGCCCTGGGCGAACCTGCCGCCTGGGAGGATTTCGCCTCCGGCAGGCTTGAGCAACCGGGAGAGGACGACGCGCGGTCAGGCTTCCTGCCGTCCTTCCGCTCCAGGGGCGCAGCGCAAGAGCGTGCCGGTTCGGCCTCCGGGTTCGAGCCCGGCGACGTCGGGGAGGACGTTCCAGCCTACCTGCGGCGGGGCGAATCCGGCCCGCGCCCGGGAGGATTATACGAAGGGACCGGCGAGCACGGCATGGCGGACGGTCCTGCCGCGCGCCACATGGAGCGCTTCCGGCAACCGGCGGCGTTGCACGAGGCCCAGCCCGGCTACGGCGTCGAGCGAGAGGCCCGGCCCACCCCTGCCCCCCAGCGCAAGGGGCGCGGCACGCGCGGCGTGGAGTACCTGGGGCAGGTGTCCGGCACGTACCTGGTGCTGCGCCTGGCCGGGGAAGGCCTGGCCCTCTTGGACCAGCACGCCGCCCACGAGCGCGTCCTCTACGACAAGATGCGTTCGGCCCACAGCAAGGGCCAGAGCCAGGCCCTGGCCATCCCCTTCGAGCTGGTGCTGCACGCTTCCGAACAGAAGAAGCTGGCCGGGCTCTGGCGGGACCTGACGGCCCTGGGGTTCCAGATGAGCGAGCCGCGCCCCGGAGTGGTGGCGGTGAAGGGCGTGCCCCCGCTTCTCACCACGGGGCAGGCCAAGGAATTTCTGCGCGAGGCCCTGACCGGGCAGGCCAAGAAGATGGAGGACCTGTGGGCGGTAATGAGTTGCAAGGCGGCCATCAAGGCCGGGGACAGGCTGGCCGACGACGAGGCCCTGGCCCTGGTTGACGCCTGGAGCGGAGCCAAGGACCGCGACTACTGCCCCCACGGCAGGCCGGTGGTGGTCACATGGGACACCAAGGCGCTGGAGAAGTTGTTTAAGCGCAGGAAATAA
- the alr gene encoding alanine racemase: protein MSIPYNKITAVIELANIVHNYHVLQAASGAILPVIKADAYGHGLSQVAQALSAEGADTFAVGTVEEAVALRASGHARRVIALLGPVEDHEYAALWNAGVVAFFHSFDQLDRLDAFQKDRDEVLPIALKFDTGMRRLGFTLADVPAVAAKLKAMKNVRLEYVSSHLATADEPGALAYVREQGEEFAAIRRELLAHGLPHKANIANSAAILGHPDLHLDNQRAGIALYGASPFYGTSREELGRDLKPAMSVKTKILSVHPLKAGQTISYGCTFKAGQDMQVAIVAAGYADAYSRGLSGKAQMCLKGRRVPVLGRVCMQMCAVDVTGMDGVRPGDEIWLLGGEGEGRITPEDLAGWWGTITYEVFCLLGLNKREYV from the coding sequence ATGAGCATTCCCTACAACAAAATCACGGCTGTCATCGAACTGGCCAATATCGTTCACAATTATCATGTGCTCCAGGCTGCGTCCGGGGCCATCCTGCCGGTCATCAAGGCCGACGCCTACGGCCACGGGCTCTCCCAGGTGGCCCAGGCCCTGTCCGCCGAGGGCGCGGACACCTTTGCCGTGGGCACCGTGGAGGAGGCCGTGGCCTTGCGCGCCTCGGGCCACGCCCGCCGGGTGATCGCCCTGCTGGGACCCGTGGAGGACCACGAGTACGCGGCCCTGTGGAACGCGGGCGTGGTGGCCTTCTTCCACAGCTTCGACCAGCTGGACAGGCTGGACGCTTTCCAGAAAGACCGGGACGAGGTGCTGCCCATCGCCCTCAAGTTCGACACTGGCATGCGCCGCCTGGGCTTCACCCTGGCCGACGTGCCCGCCGTGGCCGCGAAACTCAAGGCCATGAAGAACGTGCGCCTGGAGTACGTCAGCTCCCACCTGGCCACGGCCGATGAGCCCGGGGCCCTGGCCTACGTCAGGGAGCAGGGCGAGGAATTCGCGGCCATCCGGCGCGAGCTCCTGGCCCACGGCCTGCCCCACAAAGCCAACATCGCCAACTCGGCGGCGATCCTGGGGCATCCGGACCTGCACCTGGACAACCAGCGCGCGGGCATCGCCCTGTACGGGGCGAGCCCCTTTTACGGCACCTCGCGCGAGGAGCTGGGGCGCGACTTGAAGCCAGCCATGAGCGTGAAGACGAAGATACTTTCCGTGCACCCCCTCAAGGCCGGGCAGACCATCAGCTACGGATGCACCTTCAAGGCTGGGCAGGACATGCAGGTGGCCATCGTGGCCGCCGGGTACGCCGACGCCTACAGCCGGGGGCTCTCGGGCAAGGCGCAGATGTGCTTGAAAGGCAGGCGGGTGCCGGTGCTGGGGAGGGTGTGCATGCAGATGTGCGCGGTGGACGTGACCGGCATGGACGGCGTGCGCCCGGGCGACGAAATCTGGCTGCTGGGCGGCGAGGGCGAGGGGCGCATCACCCCCGAGGACCTGGCCGGATGGTGGGGCACCATCACCTACGAGGTGTTCTGCCTGCTGGGGCTGAACAAGCGCGAGTACGTCTAG
- a CDS encoding ATP-dependent nuclease yields the protein MHDIIGTSYQIKNYKCIGNNPTGFSSIQAINIIIGKNNSGKSSLLDTIGLITNITHGIAPDKLRGDQNPTIIYNKQLEEHELRQVFRESTSGGEIRGYINHWNYGKQYIGKKITLEIECITGKRGTLSIDDCDLITPAMDDFRAGYKENLAQNITNKYANKLIIKIDAERDIVAEQNTDRLDIQSSGHGITNIVQNYIVNAELNNDIIHGKLLNDLNSICNPEIYFEKIECKRHQNGTWEIFLTELNKGSIRLSNMGSGIKTIIHVLVATSLSRLVYKKAHENFIYCIEEPENNLHPSMLRRLLKFITKHTEHNKSCFFITTHSATVIDFFSKTPRSAIYHSNHDNGQTTIKQSLSYEHHKKILDDLEIRASDLLQSNGIIWVEGPSDRNYLKNWINIWSDGMLQEGMHYQIVFYGGRLLSHLHSNPYDHKLISMLNVNRNNAILIDSDKRNKHSPINHTKKRIRDEIINLGGHCWITFGKEIENYITSRLVTSILEQRKTVRVVGRFEDFFSYLDEIKPRSGTFFKANKPKLSEMVSEISTKDDITQCHDLPKQLDTICNLIKRWNTI from the coding sequence ATGCACGACATCATAGGAACATCCTACCAAATAAAAAATTACAAATGCATCGGAAACAATCCGACAGGATTCAGTTCAATACAAGCAATAAATATCATCATTGGAAAGAACAACTCTGGAAAATCAAGCCTTCTTGATACAATTGGATTAATAACAAACATTACTCACGGAATAGCCCCAGACAAACTTCGCGGCGATCAAAACCCGACAATTATCTACAATAAACAGCTTGAGGAACATGAATTACGTCAAGTATTTCGTGAGTCAACTTCCGGAGGAGAAATCCGTGGATACATAAATCATTGGAATTACGGTAAACAATACATAGGAAAAAAAATAACACTTGAAATTGAATGCATCACAGGAAAGCGAGGAACTCTTTCAATTGATGATTGCGATTTAATTACACCTGCTATGGACGACTTCAGAGCAGGCTACAAAGAAAACTTGGCACAAAACATAACAAATAAATATGCAAACAAACTTATCATAAAAATCGATGCCGAAAGAGATATTGTTGCAGAACAAAACACAGACAGACTTGACATACAAAGCTCAGGACATGGAATCACCAACATAGTCCAGAATTACATTGTCAATGCTGAACTAAACAATGACATAATACACGGAAAACTACTCAACGATTTGAATTCAATATGTAATCCAGAAATATACTTCGAAAAGATTGAATGCAAAAGACACCAGAATGGCACATGGGAAATATTCCTCACAGAACTCAACAAAGGATCTATTCGACTTTCAAACATGGGGAGCGGGATAAAAACAATTATCCACGTCCTCGTCGCGACGTCACTATCTAGACTTGTATACAAAAAAGCTCACGAGAATTTTATATACTGCATTGAAGAACCAGAAAACAACTTACATCCTTCAATGCTCAGGAGACTGCTGAAGTTCATCACAAAGCACACAGAGCACAACAAATCTTGCTTCTTCATCACAACACACTCGGCAACAGTTATTGATTTTTTCAGTAAAACACCAAGATCTGCCATATACCACAGTAATCATGACAACGGACAAACGACAATCAAACAGTCATTATCCTACGAACATCATAAAAAAATTCTTGACGACCTAGAAATTAGAGCAAGTGACCTCCTTCAATCCAACGGAATAATATGGGTCGAAGGTCCATCGGACAGAAACTATTTAAAAAATTGGATCAACATATGGAGCGATGGCATGCTCCAGGAAGGCATGCACTACCAAATCGTGTTTTACGGTGGTCGGCTGTTGTCACATTTGCACTCAAACCCATACGACCACAAATTAATAAGCATGCTTAATGTAAACAGAAACAATGCCATATTAATAGACAGCGACAAAAGAAACAAACATTCGCCCATCAATCACACCAAGAAAAGAATTCGTGACGAAATAATCAACCTCGGTGGCCACTGTTGGATAACATTTGGAAAGGAAATTGAAAACTACATCACCTCCCGCCTTGTCACATCTATACTTGAGCAAAGAAAAACAGTGCGAGTTGTTGGCCGGTTTGAAGATTTCTTTTCGTACCTTGATGAGATCAAACCAAGATCAGGAACGTTTTTTAAAGCAAACAAACCGAAATTATCCGAAATGGTATCTGAAATTTCAACAAAAGACGATATCACTCAGTGTCATGACCTACCAAAACAACTTGATACCATCTGCAATCTTATAAAACGTTGGAACACCATTTAG
- the hypB gene encoding hydrogenase nickel incorporation protein HypB, with product MKVSVVRNVLEANDRLAQELKQLFAERGILALNLMSSPGAGKTSLLERTLADLAGEFKMAVIEGDLQTDNDARRVAATGAQAVQINTEGGCHLNSSMVLEALKALDLEGLDILFIENVGNLVCPAEFDVGEDSKVTLLSVAEGDDKPEKYPLMFNLSEASLLNKVDLLPYVDFDMERAKGFMRALNKDITIFGVSCKTREGLEGWYEWLRKKRAAKKR from the coding sequence ATGAAAGTATCCGTGGTCCGCAATGTCCTGGAGGCCAACGACCGCCTCGCCCAGGAACTCAAGCAGCTTTTCGCCGAGCGCGGCATCCTGGCGCTCAACCTCATGAGCTCGCCCGGCGCGGGCAAGACCAGCCTGCTTGAGCGCACCCTGGCCGACCTGGCCGGCGAGTTCAAGATGGCGGTCATCGAGGGAGACCTCCAGACCGACAACGACGCCCGCCGCGTGGCCGCCACCGGCGCCCAGGCCGTGCAGATCAACACCGAGGGCGGCTGCCACCTGAACAGCTCCATGGTGCTGGAGGCGCTCAAGGCGCTGGACCTGGAAGGCCTGGACATCCTGTTCATCGAGAACGTGGGCAACCTGGTGTGCCCGGCCGAGTTCGACGTGGGCGAGGACAGCAAGGTGACGCTTCTCTCCGTGGCCGAGGGCGACGACAAGCCCGAGAAGTACCCGCTGATGTTCAATCTGAGCGAGGCGTCGCTTCTGAACAAGGTGGATTTGCTACCCTATGTGGATTTCGACATGGAGCGCGCCAAGGGCTTCATGCGGGCCTTGAACAAGGACATCACCATCTTCGGGGTATCCTGCAAGACCCGCGAGGGGCTGGAAGGGTGGTACGAGTGGCTTCGCAAGAAGCGGGCCGCCAAGAAGAGATAG
- a CDS encoding site-specific integrase produces the protein MASFRKRGNLQWEARIRKRGYPTTCKTFDTKAEAEQWAKETEATMGKGQFVSAKEAEAYTLAECLERFKEEYLPRLKDPRREISRVDRLKRRTIAHRIMATIRSKDIADFRREREAEGASPNTVRLDLALLSRLFNYARSDWGMESLTNPVALAAKPKLPPGRTRRLEPGEEKRLLAACAPEFALVVRFALATAMRRGEIVGLRWQDVDIRASRARLNDTKNKESRTVPLSRTAKEVLQDLPRHISGRVFPFCPDHLSAKMADACRAAGLDDLHFHDLRHEATSRFFEHTDLDVMEIKAITGHKTLQMLARYTHLRTANLAARLDGARRGEVGQ, from the coding sequence ATGGCGAGCTTTAGAAAGCGTGGAAATCTCCAGTGGGAGGCCCGGATCAGGAAGCGCGGCTATCCCACCACCTGCAAGACATTCGACACCAAAGCCGAGGCCGAACAGTGGGCCAAAGAAACAGAGGCGACCATGGGCAAGGGGCAATTCGTGTCCGCCAAGGAAGCCGAGGCGTACACGCTTGCCGAGTGCCTTGAACGCTTCAAGGAAGAATATCTGCCCCGCCTGAAAGACCCCAGGCGCGAAATTTCCAGGGTTGACCGGCTCAAGCGGAGAACCATTGCCCACCGGATCATGGCCACGATCCGATCCAAGGATATAGCCGATTTCCGGCGGGAACGCGAAGCCGAGGGCGCTTCTCCGAACACGGTCCGCCTTGATCTGGCCTTGCTGTCCAGGCTGTTCAACTACGCCCGCTCGGATTGGGGGATGGAAAGCCTGACGAATCCCGTGGCCCTGGCCGCCAAGCCGAAACTGCCGCCGGGGCGCACTCGGAGACTGGAGCCGGGGGAAGAGAAACGGCTGCTGGCCGCTTGCGCCCCTGAGTTTGCGCTCGTCGTGCGGTTCGCGCTGGCAACCGCCATGAGGCGCGGCGAGATTGTCGGTCTGCGCTGGCAGGATGTTGATATCAGGGCCAGCCGGGCGCGGCTGAACGACACCAAGAACAAGGAGTCCCGGACGGTCCCCCTCTCCCGAACGGCAAAGGAAGTACTCCAAGACCTCCCCCGTCACATCTCCGGGAGGGTATTCCCCTTCTGCCCCGATCACCTCTCAGCCAAGATGGCCGATGCCTGCCGTGCCGCCGGACTGGATGATCTGCACTTTCACGACCTGCGCCACGAGGCCACCAGCCGGTTCTTTGAGCATACGGACCTGGACGTCATGGAGATTAAGGCCATCACCGGGCACAAGACGCTTCAAATGCTGGCGCGGTACACGCATTTGAGGACGGCCAATCTGGCGGCAAGGCTGGATGGTGCACGGCGCGGTGAGGTCGGACAATAA
- a CDS encoding DUF554 domain-containing protein, whose translation MDMPVGTIANAGAIVAGSLVGILMHGRFPENVKRIVFQGLGLSVLLIGLQMALKMDRPLLVVFSMVLGGIAGELLRIEDHLESLGERVKTLARSRNALFTDGLVSASLIYCVGSMAVLGSLDDGLRHDPTILFTKATLDGFASIPLASTYGVGVMFSAVPVLLYQGAITLGAGSVREFVTPMLLTQITATGGLLILSIGVNLLGFAQIRVGNFLPALAFAALLSFTPI comes from the coding sequence ATGGACATGCCAGTCGGAACCATCGCCAACGCCGGGGCCATCGTGGCCGGGAGCCTCGTGGGCATCCTCATGCACGGCCGTTTCCCGGAGAACGTGAAGCGCATCGTGTTCCAGGGCCTGGGACTGTCGGTGCTGCTCATCGGCCTGCAGATGGCCCTCAAGATGGACCGGCCCCTGCTGGTGGTCTTCAGCATGGTGCTCGGCGGCATCGCCGGGGAACTCCTGCGCATCGAGGACCACCTGGAGTCCCTGGGCGAGCGGGTGAAGACCCTGGCGCGCTCGCGCAACGCCCTGTTCACCGACGGGCTGGTCTCGGCATCGCTCATCTACTGCGTGGGCTCCATGGCCGTCCTGGGCTCGCTGGACGACGGGCTGCGGCACGACCCCACCATCCTCTTCACCAAGGCCACCCTGGACGGCTTCGCCTCCATCCCCCTCGCCTCCACCTACGGGGTGGGAGTGATGTTCTCGGCCGTTCCTGTACTTCTCTACCAGGGGGCCATCACCCTGGGAGCCGGGTCCGTGCGCGAATTCGTCACCCCCATGCTGCTCACTCAGATCACCGCCACGGGCGGCTTGCTCATCCTTTCCATCGGCGTCAATTTGCTCGGGTTCGCGCAGATCCGCGTGGGCAACTTCCTGCCCGCGCTCGCCTTCGCGGCGCTCTTGAGTTTCACCCCCATTTAG
- a CDS encoding NADH:flavin oxidoreductase, which translates to MPDLFDTTVIKSLTLKNRFVRSATWEGLAGDDGSVTPRLSDMMAELARGEVGLIISSHAFVSPEGQAGLKQLGAYSDKLEDGLASMTKAVHDAGGKIALQLAHAGTQANAKLSGKRPVGPSALPDADCRELDAEGIAATVAAFARAAGRAKETGFDAVQIHSAHGYLLNQFLSPAWNKRTDEYGGPLENRARLLMEVTHAVRGAVGAGFPVLAKINSEDFVAGGQTREDSAAVAAMLEAASVDAIELSGGCRPAGEAFMPARKGRIKTKEQEGYYRQAAALCKSRLKIPLMLVGGLRSIEVCEEVLKSGLADYISLCRPLICEPGLVKRWHEGDRRPALCVSDNACYAPGFAGEGIRCVTFEKKRAKEKK; encoded by the coding sequence ATGCCCGACCTCTTCGATACCACCGTCATAAAATCCCTCACCCTCAAGAACCGCTTCGTGCGCTCCGCGACCTGGGAGGGCCTGGCCGGGGACGACGGCTCCGTCACCCCGCGCCTAAGCGACATGATGGCCGAGCTGGCCCGGGGCGAGGTGGGCCTCATCATCTCAAGCCACGCTTTCGTCTCCCCCGAGGGCCAGGCCGGTCTCAAGCAGCTTGGCGCGTACAGCGACAAGCTCGAGGACGGACTGGCCTCCATGACCAAGGCCGTCCATGACGCAGGGGGCAAGATCGCCCTGCAGCTGGCCCATGCGGGCACCCAGGCCAACGCCAAGCTCTCCGGCAAGCGCCCCGTGGGGCCGAGCGCCCTGCCGGACGCCGACTGCCGCGAGCTGGACGCCGAGGGCATCGCCGCCACCGTAGCGGCCTTCGCCCGCGCCGCCGGGCGCGCCAAGGAGACCGGCTTCGACGCCGTGCAGATCCACTCCGCCCACGGCTACCTCCTGAACCAATTCCTCTCACCGGCCTGGAACAAGCGGACGGACGAATACGGCGGCCCCCTGGAGAACCGGGCGCGCTTGCTCATGGAAGTGACGCACGCCGTGCGGGGCGCCGTGGGCGCAGGCTTCCCGGTGCTGGCCAAGATCAATTCAGAAGATTTCGTGGCGGGCGGCCAAACCCGCGAGGACTCGGCCGCCGTGGCCGCCATGCTGGAGGCGGCCTCCGTGGACGCCATCGAGCTTTCGGGCGGGTGCAGGCCCGCGGGCGAGGCCTTCATGCCCGCGCGCAAGGGTCGGATCAAAACGAAGGAGCAGGAAGGCTACTACCGGCAAGCGGCGGCCCTGTGCAAAAGTCGCCTGAAGATTCCGCTCATGCTGGTGGGGGGGCTGCGCTCCATCGAGGTGTGCGAGGAAGTCCTGAAGTCGGGGCTGGCCGACTATATCTCCCTGTGCCGCCCGCTCATCTGCGAGCCGGGGCTGGTGAAGCGCTGGCACGAGGGCGACCGCCGCCCGGCCCTGTGCGTGTCGGACAACGCCTGCTACGCACCGGGATTCGCGGGTGAGGGCATCCGCTGCGTGACCTTCGAGAAGAAGCGGGCCAAAGAGAAGAAGTAA
- the rfaD gene encoding ADP-glyceromanno-heptose 6-epimerase translates to MLIVTGGAGFLGSAVIWKLNEAGRQDILVVDNLGRSSKWRNLVNRRYADYIHKSDFLRRIEGGKDPFGITGVVHMGACSSTTEPDADYLYENNTRFTTELCRCCLERGVRFVNASSAATYGDGSRGFGDAHSGLEALRPMNMYGYSKHLFDLTALRNGWLDEIASLKFFNVYGPNEYHKNDMMSVACKAFSQIGERGRVRLFRSHREGVEDGGQLRDFVYVKDCANVVCWLLENSEASGVFNVGTGKARSFNDLVGAVFKALGREPDIEYVDMPETIRDTYQYFTEAPMGKLRAAGYDREFTSLEEGVKDYVQGYLAGKDSFL, encoded by the coding sequence ATGCTGATCGTCACCGGTGGAGCCGGGTTTCTGGGCAGCGCCGTCATCTGGAAGCTGAACGAGGCGGGCCGCCAGGACATCCTGGTGGTGGACAACCTGGGGCGAAGCTCCAAGTGGCGCAACCTGGTGAACCGGCGCTACGCCGACTACATCCACAAATCGGATTTCTTGCGGCGCATCGAAGGCGGCAAGGACCCCTTCGGGATCACGGGCGTTGTGCACATGGGGGCCTGTTCGTCCACCACCGAGCCAGACGCGGACTACCTCTACGAGAACAACACCCGCTTCACCACGGAGCTGTGCCGCTGCTGCCTGGAGCGCGGCGTGCGCTTCGTGAACGCCTCCAGCGCGGCCACCTACGGCGACGGCTCGCGGGGCTTCGGGGACGCGCATTCCGGCCTGGAAGCGCTCAGGCCCATGAACATGTACGGCTACTCCAAGCACCTCTTTGACCTCACGGCCCTGAGGAACGGCTGGCTGGACGAGATCGCCAGCCTCAAATTCTTCAACGTCTACGGCCCCAACGAATACCACAAGAACGATATGATGAGCGTGGCCTGCAAGGCGTTCTCCCAGATCGGCGAGCGGGGCAGGGTGCGTCTTTTCCGGTCGCACCGCGAGGGCGTGGAGGACGGAGGGCAGCTTCGGGACTTCGTTTACGTGAAAGATTGCGCAAACGTGGTCTGCTGGCTGCTGGAGAACTCGGAAGCCAGTGGGGTGTTCAACGTGGGAACGGGAAAGGCGCGCAGCTTCAATGATTTGGTGGGGGCGGTGTTTAAAGCCCTGGGGCGCGAGCCGGACATTGAATACGTGGACATGCCCGAGACCATCCGGGATACCTACCAGTATTTTACCGAAGCTCCCATGGGGAAGCTGCGGGCCGCCGGGTACGACAGGGAGTTCACGTCGCTGGAAGAGGGCGTGAAGGACTACGTGCAGGGGTATCTGGCGGGTAAGGATAGCTTTCTATAA